GAACACCTACACCACCGACAACAGTTCCAAAGTTTATTTCAGATTGATTTGCTGGAACATACAATAAATCGTTATTAGATATTGCATCACGGTTAAGATCACCTGCGTATGTATACGAATAGCGATTACCTTGACCAAGTTCAAAGAATAGACCAAAGGTTGAAGCCATTGATTTATAATCAACAGTATATAACCAGCTGGAGATAATACGATGTTTCAAACCGTATCTTGACCATGATAGTTCAGGTGTGTTAGGATTGCCAACTACAGGGTTACGTTGGAAAGCATCAGCTGCAATTTCAGCAGGGATGGAAGTATAATCTTTTGATTGTTGGTATGTATAAGCAATATCACCTCTTAATCCAAAGTTCCATCTTTTAGCAATCTTCTCAGTTAAACTGAATTGGTAACCCTCTTTTACGTTATCAAGAACAATATAACCTGCATCAAGGAACCCAACAGATCCTGCAGATGCGGAGTATATATTAACTTCATTAAATCCAGCAAAAATTGCCCGATTATCAGCACCAGATAACGTTAATGAAGGAGCCTTCATGTTGTAATTGCGATGTACAATAGCGTTGATATCTTTTCCAAAAATACCTTCAACTGATGCTAACCAACCAGCACCAAATTTCCAATCAACTGCTAGGTCTGATTTCCAAACCTGTGGGAATTTGAAATCTTTAGCCGTTGAGTTAATCTGGAAAGTATATCCTGGAAACATACCTGGATTTGAAGCTTGATTACCTAACCAAACAAAAGGAATACGGCCTGTGAATATACCTGTACCACCACGAACCATTAGAGAATTATCACCTTTTACATCATAGTTGAAACCAACTCTTGGTGACCACATTAGTTTTGATTTTGGCCATTCTGCAGGATTTAATTTCACTGAATTACCATCCTTATCAACCCAGCCGTTAAAATTTGCAGCTTCTTGTGAAGCAGCTGTTACTGCAAGATCTTTTAAGTAAATAGGAACATCAACACGTAAACCTACAGTCAATTTGAATTTGCTGTTAACTTGCCACTCATCCTGAGCATAAACGCCTAATTGAGCAACATCAATTATTGGCAAAGCATAAGGTTTAAGATTTGCTGTGGCTACTTCGGCATTATAATCAACATCTGCCGTTGTAGTAGCTAAAAAGTCAGCTACGCTATTATAAGTATGCCAAGGATAGTAGAAAAGGTTGAATGAATTCTCAAAATAAAACTTTTCAAAGTTAACACCACCGGTAATTGTATGCTTATTAGCAAAGTAGGTAACGTTATCGGTAAATTGGAATATATTTTGTTTCAACAAGTTGTGTGTTGAGAACATTTCTGAACCGGCAGTTATTGCTAGATTACCATTACTATCGAAAATATCAATAACAGGGAATTGAGCAGATTTTGGGGTTCTACTATCGTCGAACATAGTATAACCAATCAATAGTTTATTTGATAGTTTTGAAGAAAAGATAGAGTTTAACTCACCAACGAATGAATGTATCTTATTATAAATTGTATAGGATGAATTTTCGAATGGTAAACGGAAGCTTGTAGGGCCACGACCAATAATTGCTTCTGGGTGAGGTAGAATATCTTTCCAAGCATCAAGCATATTGTAACGAACTACTAAATTGTGATTTTTTACAATGTTGTAATTCAATTTTACCAATAGTTTATTGTTAGATTTCTGATGATTATAGCCTTGGTATGCACCTGCTTCGTAACCCCACTCGCTTAATAGATGATCGTGTACTGCCTGAATATCCGTAGCCAATACACTTGTAACATTGGAGCCCGTATTTGAACCAGTATTAGCAACAAATCCATGAGCTAATTGATCAGCACGTTCAGCTTCGAAATTAACGAAAAAGAATAATTTATCTTTGATGATAGGTCCGCCAACACTTATACCCATTTGATTGGTCATGAAATTTAAGTTTGGTGCATCTACGCCACTAACTTTATCCCCAATCATACTTTCATTCCTGTAGAAATTATAGAGGGTTGCTTTAAATTGGTTTGTTCCCGATTTGGTAACTGCATTTATACCAGCTCCGGTAAAACCGCCCTCTCTTACATCAAAAGGAGCAAGTGAAACCTGAACTTGATCAATAGCATCCAATGAAACTGGTTGTGCATCTGATTGTCCGCCAGGAGTAGCATAATCTAGTCCAAATGAATTATTGAAAATAGAACCGTCTAATGAAAAGTTATTATAAAGAACGTTTCTACCTCCAAAACTATTCCCATCACTTTGTGGGGTGAGTCTTGTTAAATCTTGTTGACTTCTTGTTATGGTTGGTAATGAGGTCATCTGTTTACCAACTAAGTTGGTCATAGCACCTGTTTGCTCACGACGGAATTCTTTCCCCGCCTTAACCACAACTTCGCCCAATTGTACAGTTGTACTTTTCATAACCAGTTCAACAAATGTGGTATTATTCAACTGCAAATCAATATCTTCTACTGATGCGTTTTCATACCCAACAAATGTAACAGTTACTGTATAAGGACCACCAACCTTCATATTGCGGATGTTGAATTGGCCATTCTCTGAGGTAAATGTACCATACTGAGTTCCACTAGGCACGTGAACCGCAAGCACAGTGGCTAACAGCACCCCTTGACCTTTGTCGTCAATTACCTTACCCGATAGGGAAGAGGTTGTTACACCTTGAGAAAACAATGTCACACTAAACAGCATAAACATTGCCAAAAACAAAAGAGACCTTTTTTTCATAGATAGTTTGATTTAATTTAGTAAAAAGGATTGATTATTAGGGTTTGTGAGAGAAACACATTATAAAAACGATATATTAATTCTTAAGCCATAAAAATAACAATTTACTGTAAAAACAAGCAAATTAATTCTGAATTTCCTGTAAATATAGTTTTTTTCTAATAAAGCATTAACAAGTTGTTAGATAAAATATTCAATCTATTTAAACAAAAAATTAAACCTTAGTTTTTTGCCTAAATTAAGGTGGCATTAACTCAGGCGAAAAACATACTTCTATCATTAACAAAAATTTATTCAACCAATTTATTTGCTACCTTTGCCATTACAAATGTTTTATTCAATGCATCAGAGGATTCTTATATTAGATTTTGGATCTCAGTATACCCAACTTATAGCACGAAGAATTCGCGAGTTAAATGTTTATTGTGAAATATACCCATTTAACCATTACCCATCTTTAGATTCTGGTATTAAAGGTGTTATATTGTCTGGGAGTCCTTTTTCTGTTCGCGAAACGAGTGCTCCTAAACCTGATTTAAGTGAGATCAAAGGGAAATACCCCCTTTTAGGAATTTGCTACGGAGCGCAACTACTTTCGATTACAAATGGGGGAGATGTTCAGCCTTCAAAAACCCGTGAGTATGGAAGGGCAACTCTAAAAGTTATTGATAGATCTTGTAATTTATTTTCAGATATTTCAGATACTTCGCAAGTTTGGATGTCCCATGGTGATACCATAACAGCTATCCCTCCAAATTTTAAAATTACAGCAAGTACAGATGATGTGAAAGTGGGAGCGTTTGAAATTCTAGGAGAATCAACATTTGGTATCCAGTTCCATCCTGAGGTTTATCATACATCGGAAGGGATGGGTATACTTAAGAACTTTGTAGTAAATATCTGCGGATGCTCCCAAACATGGACTCCTGCTTCATTTGTAGAAGAAACAGTTAGCCAGCTTAAGCAACAGCTTGGGAACGATAAAGTTGTTCTTGGACTATCTGGTGGGGTTGATTCTTCGGTTGCATCCTTGCTACTGCACAAAGCGATTGGGAAAAACCTTACCTGTATTTTTGTGGATAATGGACTTTTGAGAAAGAATGAATTTTCTCAAGTACTCGATTCATATAAAAATCTTGGACTAAATGTAATAGGTGTTGATGCAAGCCAACAATTCTATGATGACCTAAAAGGCATCTCCGAGCCAGAACAGAAACGTAAAAGTATTGGAAAAAATTTCATTGAGGTTTTTGATCAGGAAGCTCATAAAATTAAAGATGTTAAATGGCTTGGACAAGGAACAATTTACCCTGATGTAATAGAATCAGTTTCAGTCAATGGGCCATCGGCAACAATAAAATCACATCATAACGTAGGTGGATTACCCGAAAAGATGAAATTGAAGGTTGTTGAGCCACTTCGATTACTATTTAAGGATGAAGTTCGTAGAGTAGGTAAAGAGTTGGGGTTACCCCAAAATATCCTTGGAAGACACCCATTCCCTGGGCCTGGATTAGGCATTCGTGTTTTGGGAGAGGTGAATCCAGAAAAAGTAAAACTACTTCAAGAAGCAGATCATATTTATATTCAAGGTTTACATGAACTAGGCTTGTACGATAAAATTTGGCAAGCTGGAGCAATTTTACTTCCCGTTCAATCAGTGGGTGTTATGGGCGATGAGCGTACATATGAATTTGTTGTTGCGCTGAGGGCTGTAACTTCTACAGATGGAATGACAGCCGACTGGTACCCATTACCCTACGATTTCTTAGCCAAGATTTCAAATGAGATTATTAATAAAGTTAAGGGAATAAATAGGGTTGTATACGATATTAGTTCAAAACCTCCAGCAACCATTGAATGGGAGTAGGTAAACAATGAGCCTAATAATTCGTTTATATCGTTGATAACTATTAATATTTTAAAAGATAAAAAAATCTAAAATGATTCGTAGACATTTTATCATAACTCTAATTGCTTTAGTTTTGGGATTGAATGCAGAAGCACAGCAATCATCAAGTTTTAGCGCCTACAAATTTGTAAGATTTTTACAGTATGTATCCAATGAATATGTAGATACTGTTAATCCTAACCGGATGGTCGATGAAGCAATTATTAATACACTTGAAAAGCTCGATCCTCATTCTGTTTACATTTCAAAAGAAGATGTTCAAGCAATGAATGAACCACTTGAAGGTAATTTCGATGGGGTAGGTGTGGAATTCAATATAATGAATGATACATTAATGGTTGTTAATCCAATAGTTGGCGGACCATCTGAAAGAGTGGGAATTATTGCTGGAGATAGATTTGTTACCATTGATGGTAAAAATATTGCAGGAATTGGACTTAAAAATTCTGATGTATTCAAATTATTGCGTGGGACAAAAGGGACAAAAGTTAATATTCTTGTTAAAAGAAAAAATGTAAATGATTTACTCGATTTCACAGTTACACGCGATAAGATACCGATCTTTAGTATTGATGCATCATACATGATAGATAACAAAATTGGTTATATCAAGCTTAGTCGATTTGCAGTGACTACAGAGCAAGAGTTTAACGATGCAATTGCAAAGCTCAAAAAGCAAAAAATGAAAGACCTTATCCTCGATCTTAGAGGAAATGGTGGTGGAATGCTAAACACTGCTATTGAGCTAGCAGATCAATTTTTAGACAAAGGAAAATTAGTTGTTTACACCGAAGGAAGAACAAGCCCTCGTACCGATTTTGTTTCAACAGAAAGAGGGGATCTTGAACAATCTCGGTTGGTAATAATGATTGATGAAGGTTCTGCTTCAGCAAGCGAGATATTATCCGGTGCAATTCAGGATTGGGATAGAGGGATAATTATAGGTAGGAGGTCATTTGGTAAAGGGTTAGTTCAGAATCAAATGCCTTTACCTGATGGTTCGATGGTTAGACTAACAATAGCTCGTTACCATACACCAACAGGTAGAGCAATTCAGCGTCCTTACAATAATGAGAGTATTGAAAAATATTACTCAGATTTAAACGACCGTTATAAGAATGGTGAAATGTTTACTTCTGATAGCATTAAACTCCCTGAAAACCTTAAGTATAAAACGTTGAACAAAGGTAGAACCGTTTATGGTGGTGGTGGAATTATGCCAGATATATTTATACCTCTTGATACAAGCACTTATTCAAATTACTATGGTAAGCTTGTAAGAGCGGGTATAATAAATCAATATTATCTTAAGTGGGTTGATTCTCACAGAGTACAGTTAGTAAAAGATTACCCTAAATTTGATAAATACAATAAACGATTTGTTGTTACCGATCAAATGGTTGATGAATTGGTTGCTTTGGCTGAAACCCAAAAAATTAAATGCGATGAAAAAGGGTTGGCAATCTCAAATATTGAAATAAAGAGGCAGCTTAAAGGTCTTATTTCCCAAGCAATTTTTACAAATAGCCAATATTTCGAAATTGTAAATCAGGATAATAATGCTTTTCTAAAAGCAATAGAAATACTAAATAGTTGGGATAACTATAAGTACCTAGTAAAAGAATAATGACTTATTAGGTTTTTTTAAATTAATTATTGACCCAAAGAATTGGGTCATATATACCTATTATTAATGGAGCATCTTTCAGAGTTTAAGCAGCTTGGTCTTTCGGATCAATCATTGGCTGCTATCGAAAAAAAGGGTTTTGAGCAACCCTCACCCATCCAACGGGCAACAATCCCAATCCTTTTAACCGAGGATTGTGATATTATAGCTCAGGCGCAAACGGGAACTGGAAAAACAGCGGCTTTTGGACTACCCATGATTGAGAAGATCAAAGGTGGTAGCGGAATTGTTCAGGCAATTGTTTTAGTTCCAACACGTGAACTTGCATTGCAGGTTTCTGATGAAATCAGCTCATTGGCAGCAAATCGGATCTCAATTTCAACTGTGTACGGTGGTCAATCAATATCGGAACAACAACGCAGATTGAGAAAAGGTGTTGATCTTGTTGTGGGTACACCTGGCAGAGTTCAGGATCTAATTAATCGTGGCGATTTAAGAATCGATCAGATTTCATGGTTTGTTCTTGATGAAGCCGATGAGATGTTGAATATGGGTTTCATCGATGATATCGAAGAGATTCTTAAAAGCACTCCTAAAGAGAAACGTACTTTACTATTCTCAGCCACAATGCCCGATCGCATTGCTAAATTGGCTAAAAAGTACATGGTTAATATTAAGAAAATTGAGGTTGATCGTTCACAACCAACCACAAACTTAACCGATCAGATTTATTTTGAAGTTCGTGATTCCGATAAATTTGAAGCTTTAACCCGTATTATAGATATTGAACCAGAATTTTATGGCCTTGTATTTTGTAGAACCAGAGTAGCTGTCGATACTACTACATCAAAACTTCTTGAACGTGGCTATTCAGTTGAAGGGCTACATGGCGATATTTCTCAAGCTCAGCGCGAAAAAACATTACTGAAATTCAGAAATAAACATATTAATATACTGATTGCTACAGATGTCGCCGCCAGAGGTATTGATATCGTTGATTTAACCCATGTTATCAACATGAGTTTACCTCAGGATGCAGAATCATACATCCATCGAATTGGTCGTACTGGAAGGGCTGGTAAGCAGGGAACTGCAATTACCTTTGTTACTAGGGAAGAGGCCAGAAAACTCATATTTGTTGAGAAAATAACCAAATCCAAAATTCGTAAGGAGATATTACCTGCGGCTGAAGATATTGTTGCTGTTAAGAGAGAAAGGATTAAAATCGAAATTGCAGAAATTATTAAGAAAGCATCCTACAACGAATACCTTGGAATGGCTGAGGATTTGCTTGAAACCAATGGACCAGAGGTTGCTCTAGCTGCTCTACTTCGACTTGCATTTAAATCACAATTAGATATTAAGAACTATTCTGAAGTTCGAACTATTAGAGTTGATTCTACGGGTACTTCCAGGCTTTTTGTGGCAATGGGTCGTAAAGATGGAATGACTCCAAGGAAGATTTCTGATTTTATTCGTAAGGAGGTTAAAATCCCCGATAATAAAATAGACGACATTAGCGTTCACGATGATTTTTCGTTTATTACAGTGCCCTTTACTGATGCTGAATTGATACTAAGCGCATTTTCAAGCCGGAAATCTGGAGGAAAACCACTTGTAACAAAGGCAAAGCCTAAATAGATGCAAAACAAAGAAAACAAATTACATAAAATACTTACATTTTTAAGAGTAGTTTAAAATGGCTGATAAGTTCGAAATGATAGCCAAAACCCTGCAAGGGTTAGAAGGAGTATTAGCTGATGAGTTGAAAGTTTTGGGTGCTGAAAATGTTATTCCAACCCTTAAGACAGTATCCTTTAACGGCGATAAAGAGTTAATGTATAAGGCGAATATTCAACTGCGTACCGCTTTACGGATTTTAAAACCAATATATACTTTTAAAGCAAGAACTGAGGATGAATTCTACGGTCAAGCCAAAAAATTCGACTGGCCCAGTATCATGGATATTACTCACAAATTTGCTGTAGATAGTGTTGTTGATTCTGATATTTTTAACCATTCAAGGTATGTTGCATTGAAACTTAAGGATGCAATTGCTGATCATTTTCGCGAAAAATTAGGTAAAAGACCATTTGTAGATCCTCAGAACCCTAATTTACGAATACATGTGCATATTGTAGATGATGAATGCACAATCTCATTAGATTCATCAGGTGAGTCTTTGCATCGTAGAGGCTATCGCTCAACACAAGATGCTTCTCCAATTAACGAAGTGCTTGCCGCAGGGATGATTTTACTTTCGGGATGGAAGGGCGAATCTGATTTCATAGATCCAATGTGCGGATCAGGAACTCTTTTAATTGAAGCAGGTCTTTATGCACATGGTATACCTCCAGGTATTTTCAGGAAGAATTTTGGATTCGAAAATTGGTTCGATTTTGATAAATCATTGCTTCAACAGGTGTACAACGATGAAAGTATGGAGCGTGAATTTAGCCATTCAATCATAGGAGGGGATATATCAAAAAGAGCCATCGAAATATCTACTGAAAATATTCGTAATGCTGGTCTACATCGAAAAATAGACATTAAAGTCCAATCTGTTTTTGACTTTGATCCACCTCAACAGAATAAGGGGATTGTTATAACCAATCCACCCTATGGAGAACGATTAAAAAGAGATCAGATAGAGACATTTTATAAGCAGCTTGGCGATTGTTTTAAGCAAAGATTTAATGGATATGATGTTTGGCTTATAAGTAATAACCTTGATGCCCTTAAAAATTTTGGATTGAGACCCTCAAAAGCAATTACATTAACAAATGGGACTCTCGAATATAAATATCAACGTTATTCAATGTTTCAGAGTTCTCCAAAGGTGAAAATTAAAAAAGCAAAAATTTAATTTTTCATTTTTTTTGCGTAATAGACACGAAATATATTTTTTTATTTTAATTTTATAAAAACCAGCTTATTAATATACGCTTTTAAAACTATTTTTTCATATATTTGCTTTGAGTATCAATAAAATCAGTATAATTGTACAAGAGTAAATCAGACTCCTCAATGAGTTTTTTTTTGAATGAGTGTTATGCCCGGATGAATCAGGGTGAGGTGATTGTTGCTTATAAGGGCTCTATAAGTGCTGATATTATTTCTAATACTTTGAGTTTAGTTGAATCAAAGCTTGAGGAATCATCAGAGCAAACTGGAGTCAAGAAAAAGCTGTATAATGTGCTAGTTGAAAGTTTACAGAACTTGTTTCACCATGTTGATGCAATAAATGGTGTAGATAATTCGGAAAACAATTATGGGGTTTTTGTACTTGCTAAACAAGAACAAGGCTTTCGAATTTCAACAGGGAACTTTATTAGATCTGATAAGTCCAAACTTTTAAAAGAAAAAATTGATAAGATTAATTCTCTTTCGAAAGAAGAGTTAAAAGATTTTTATAAATTTGTTCTGAATAATCAATCGTTTTCCGAGAAGGGCGGTGGAGGTCTTGGATTGATTGATATAGCTCGAAAAACCGGAAATAAACTAGATTATACCTTTTACGACTATAGTAAGGAATTTGATTTTTTCAATTTGAATGTATTTATTAACGAGTAAGTATAAAGACTAATAGAATATGGAATTGATAAATATTGAAGGTACTCCTAAAACGCCAACCGTTAGTATGAACCCTACAACAGGCGTAATCGAAATTAAGGGTAGGTCAATTCCTGAGAACTCAATAGAGTTCTATAAGCCAATTGTTGATTGGCTTGAGGAATATAACCAGGGATCAGCAGCAAAAACAGTTGTAAATATCCAACTTGAATACTTTAATACTAGTTCTTCAAAATGCATCCTTGATGTTTTTAAGAAGCTTGAGAATCTTAAAAAGAATCAAAAAGATGTTCTAATCAACTGGTACTATGAAGAGGATGATGAGGATATGCTTGAGGCTGGTGAGGACTATGAGTCCATTATTAAGGTTCCCTTTAAAATGATACAAATTGTAGATTAATCGTAAACTTCTATATAATTAGAAAGGGGCTTTATGCCCCTTTTTTTATGAAATGCCCATGAGCAAAACACACTAAAAATGATGATTAAACCATGGACATTGCATCTGTACATAAATGCAACGAAAAAAGGGAATTCAAAAGAATTTATAATAAACGAATTTTAAATTTTAAACAGATGAAATGGATTACATTAATCTGAATCTGTATTCCCTGAGAATTTTTCCAAAAAGTCGAGAGCCCTTTTCAACAGCCTATAATAAAGAGTTAAGTATAACAGTACTGTTGAAATCCAGATAACTAGTATATTAATCCAAAACGTATTTACAAAGAATCCAAAAAACTGTTTTGCCGGAGCATAAAAATGTGATCTTACTAATCTTGAATCGGGATACAAATAGATAGGATCAACCTTTTGTATAAGTGTACCTTTAAATTCTATAATTCTATCAACCTCCCCAGAGTTTCTAACCAAATCGGATAGGCTTTCGTTAAAATAGTTACGTTTAAGGTTCAGAAAAGCCTCACGATCTTTTGGTGTTTTCTGCTGGTTAGATATTAAAAGATCCTTTTCGTTACTCGCTTTATTATAAAGCTTTATATAATATTTCCGAAGCGTTTCAAAATAATCTTTAATATCCTTTATTAGAGGGGCGGAAAGTTTAGTTTTATTAAGTTGTTTGTAATTAGCAAACTTTAATTTTGATCCAGAAACGGAGAACATCTCCTTTCTTATCTCGTTTCTTATAACTTGAGTAGCCTTGTTTACTTGAGCTTCCTTATCATGGTTGTTCAGATACCTTTCACAGATATCAATTTTATTATTCAACGTTTTTAGCCAGTAATTCCTTTTGTAATCGGAATTACTCATCGCCTCATCATACTTAAAGAACTGTTTTTGGTATTTATTCTCCTTAAACTGGTAAACAGCTAAAGCTTCATAAGCCCATCTGGCAAGAATTA
This portion of the Bacteroidales bacterium genome encodes:
- a CDS encoding TonB-dependent receptor, with protein sequence MKKRSLLFLAMFMLFSVTLFSQGVTTSSLSGKVIDDKGQGVLLATVLAVHVPSGTQYGTFTSENGQFNIRNMKVGGPYTVTVTFVGYENASVEDIDLQLNNTTFVELVMKSTTVQLGEVVVKAGKEFRREQTGAMTNLVGKQMTSLPTITRSQQDLTRLTPQSDGNSFGGRNVLYNNFSLDGSIFNNSFGLDYATPGGQSDAQPVSLDAIDQVQVSLAPFDVREGGFTGAGINAVTKSGTNQFKATLYNFYRNESMIGDKVSGVDAPNLNFMTNQMGISVGGPIIKDKLFFFVNFEAERADQLAHGFVANTGSNTGSNVTSVLATDIQAVHDHLLSEWGYEAGAYQGYNHQKSNNKLLVKLNYNIVKNHNLVVRYNMLDAWKDILPHPEAIIGRGPTSFRLPFENSSYTIYNKIHSFVGELNSIFSSKLSNKLLIGYTMFDDSRTPKSAQFPVIDIFDSNGNLAITAGSEMFSTHNLLKQNIFQFTDNVTYFANKHTITGGVNFEKFYFENSFNLFYYPWHTYNSVADFLATTTADVDYNAEVATANLKPYALPIIDVAQLGVYAQDEWQVNSKFKLTVGLRVDVPIYLKDLAVTAASQEAANFNGWVDKDGNSVKLNPAEWPKSKLMWSPRVGFNYDVKGDNSLMVRGGTGIFTGRIPFVWLGNQASNPGMFPGYTFQINSTAKDFKFPQVWKSDLAVDWKFGAGWLASVEGIFGKDINAIVHRNYNMKAPSLTLSGADNRAIFAGFNEVNIYSASAGSVGFLDAGYIVLDNVKEGYQFSLTEKIAKRWNFGLRGDIAYTYQQSKDYTSIPAEIAADAFQRNPVVGNPNTPELSWSRYGLKHRIISSWLYTVDYKSMASTFGLFFELGQGNRYSYTYAGDLNRDAISNNDLLYVPANQSEINFGTVVGGVGVPAADAAAQWAALNAFIDQDPYLKHRRGKYAERNGASLPWFSQIDFRFMQDFNINVKGRKNTLQLSVDIMNMGNMLNSNWGVRQLSRTTTPISVSGIDNGNVPYFQFNPNLKKSFVDDFSTRSKWQIQFGIRYIL
- a CDS encoding DEAD/DEAH box helicase, producing MEHLSEFKQLGLSDQSLAAIEKKGFEQPSPIQRATIPILLTEDCDIIAQAQTGTGKTAAFGLPMIEKIKGGSGIVQAIVLVPTRELALQVSDEISSLAANRISISTVYGGQSISEQQRRLRKGVDLVVGTPGRVQDLINRGDLRIDQISWFVLDEADEMLNMGFIDDIEEILKSTPKEKRTLLFSATMPDRIAKLAKKYMVNIKKIEVDRSQPTTNLTDQIYFEVRDSDKFEALTRIIDIEPEFYGLVFCRTRVAVDTTTSKLLERGYSVEGLHGDISQAQREKTLLKFRNKHINILIATDVAARGIDIVDLTHVINMSLPQDAESYIHRIGRTGRAGKQGTAITFVTREEARKLIFVEKITKSKIRKEILPAAEDIVAVKRERIKIEIAEIIKKASYNEYLGMAEDLLETNGPEVALAALLRLAFKSQLDIKNYSEVRTIRVDSTGTSRLFVAMGRKDGMTPRKISDFIRKEVKIPDNKIDDISVHDDFSFITVPFTDAELILSAFSSRKSGGKPLVTKAKPK
- a CDS encoding DUF1987 domain-containing protein, translating into MELINIEGTPKTPTVSMNPTTGVIEIKGRSIPENSIEFYKPIVDWLEEYNQGSAAKTVVNIQLEYFNTSSSKCILDVFKKLENLKKNQKDVLINWYYEEDDEDMLEAGEDYESIIKVPFKMIQIVD
- the guaA gene encoding glutamine-hydrolyzing GMP synthase, producing MHQRILILDFGSQYTQLIARRIRELNVYCEIYPFNHYPSLDSGIKGVILSGSPFSVRETSAPKPDLSEIKGKYPLLGICYGAQLLSITNGGDVQPSKTREYGRATLKVIDRSCNLFSDISDTSQVWMSHGDTITAIPPNFKITASTDDVKVGAFEILGESTFGIQFHPEVYHTSEGMGILKNFVVNICGCSQTWTPASFVEETVSQLKQQLGNDKVVLGLSGGVDSSVASLLLHKAIGKNLTCIFVDNGLLRKNEFSQVLDSYKNLGLNVIGVDASQQFYDDLKGISEPEQKRKSIGKNFIEVFDQEAHKIKDVKWLGQGTIYPDVIESVSVNGPSATIKSHHNVGGLPEKMKLKVVEPLRLLFKDEVRRVGKELGLPQNILGRHPFPGPGLGIRVLGEVNPEKVKLLQEADHIYIQGLHELGLYDKIWQAGAILLPVQSVGVMGDERTYEFVVALRAVTSTDGMTADWYPLPYDFLAKISNEIINKVKGINRVVYDISSKPPATIEWE
- a CDS encoding S41 family peptidase; translation: MIRRHFIITLIALVLGLNAEAQQSSSFSAYKFVRFLQYVSNEYVDTVNPNRMVDEAIINTLEKLDPHSVYISKEDVQAMNEPLEGNFDGVGVEFNIMNDTLMVVNPIVGGPSERVGIIAGDRFVTIDGKNIAGIGLKNSDVFKLLRGTKGTKVNILVKRKNVNDLLDFTVTRDKIPIFSIDASYMIDNKIGYIKLSRFAVTTEQEFNDAIAKLKKQKMKDLILDLRGNGGGMLNTAIELADQFLDKGKLVVYTEGRTSPRTDFVSTERGDLEQSRLVIMIDEGSASASEILSGAIQDWDRGIIIGRRSFGKGLVQNQMPLPDGSMVRLTIARYHTPTGRAIQRPYNNESIEKYYSDLNDRYKNGEMFTSDSIKLPENLKYKTLNKGRTVYGGGGIMPDIFIPLDTSTYSNYYGKLVRAGIINQYYLKWVDSHRVQLVKDYPKFDKYNKRFVVTDQMVDELVALAETQKIKCDEKGLAISNIEIKRQLKGLISQAIFTNSQYFEIVNQDNNAFLKAIEILNSWDNYKYLVKE
- a CDS encoding RNA methyltransferase, with product MADKFEMIAKTLQGLEGVLADELKVLGAENVIPTLKTVSFNGDKELMYKANIQLRTALRILKPIYTFKARTEDEFYGQAKKFDWPSIMDITHKFAVDSVVDSDIFNHSRYVALKLKDAIADHFREKLGKRPFVDPQNPNLRIHVHIVDDECTISLDSSGESLHRRGYRSTQDASPINEVLAAGMILLSGWKGESDFIDPMCGSGTLLIEAGLYAHGIPPGIFRKNFGFENWFDFDKSLLQQVYNDESMEREFSHSIIGGDISKRAIEISTENIRNAGLHRKIDIKVQSVFDFDPPQQNKGIVITNPPYGERLKRDQIETFYKQLGDCFKQRFNGYDVWLISNNLDALKNFGLRPSKAITLTNGTLEYKYQRYSMFQSSPKVKIKKAKI